From the genome of Streptococcus marmotae, one region includes:
- a CDS encoding lanthionine synthetase LanC family protein, whose protein sequence is MEMFFNHLSDNIYYQDIDSMIFQKEYADFISTKLLSKYSISRFGIYTHCVNQEQNLPIQGWKIHISSNIQNAVEILKIVAQMANEVGFSFKFMTSEQILWFSTQKNYSRLQSGKFITIYTKDDKEFKVVIEKLYKKLRLFEGSFVLTDKRYKDCKVLYYRFGGFDTIYGINGNEGKLGVLSPNGLFIEDKRVAQYVQPSFVEDPFPEFDSSDEGVSYLFSTYYEIEALRFSNSGGVYTGLNQDEIKVILKESRPQTCISISDSQDSIDRRKQEAEFLCLFSDVKQFPKLYDSFYEWEHYFIVEEYIDGKTLKEFSAEFNPFLNQDNKNDKEKISQYVVNILHILSEIREVLDIVHSRGYVIGDLSLENIMLNDDGIKFVDLESVFHEDAVPKDILLTFPANHANRNDLFSIDFEMMGNILYDLIFPKSVMKIFGEEYLEKYLLNIVEDFNINQNILELWKLLIHYDNCPNISKIDQLIDAIQVNPIEELQNQQLPFSVRKQIVVHSEELVKLMEEVILGRKNIFGNSSKILSLGTGLPGVLMYLNIVLDSKMISKYEEWLMSKYLRMDKGSISLLEGDVGIALILLKNRPEFSNEIMKLLGHNIKLENIKDFSLSNGLAGYGIVLLKMWQHFQSESYLQQAKTIGNQLLDHSDLILNERKISLADGQVGIALYLLYLFVATKEEKYLKFGETIIDEVLKCATSVNGSIGIPEYRNDNVILPYLGSGVAGLISVLLRYYLITKNESYRLEINRFTPALNIKYSVSPGLLDGLAGVGHTLLDLYTHFKDDIYEDMLYSLQEGIDLQMIERQGIHFFPNLKMEKLDCSLNFGSSGILSFINRLNSGQGENPFFFCDSLILVE, encoded by the coding sequence ATGGAAATGTTTTTTAATCATTTATCAGATAATATTTATTATCAAGATATTGATAGCATGATATTTCAAAAGGAATATGCAGATTTCATATCTACTAAATTATTAAGTAAGTATTCGATTAGTAGATTTGGAATATATACACATTGTGTTAATCAGGAACAGAATCTTCCTATTCAGGGATGGAAAATACATATCTCTTCTAATATACAGAATGCAGTTGAAATATTAAAAATAGTGGCTCAAATGGCGAATGAAGTAGGATTTTCGTTCAAGTTTATGACTAGTGAACAGATTTTATGGTTTAGTACACAAAAAAATTATTCCAGACTTCAATCAGGAAAATTTATAACTATATATACTAAGGATGATAAAGAATTTAAAGTAGTAATAGAAAAACTTTATAAGAAATTACGATTATTTGAAGGTTCTTTTGTTTTGACAGATAAAAGATATAAAGATTGTAAGGTGCTTTATTATAGATTTGGGGGATTTGACACTATATATGGTATAAATGGAAATGAGGGTAAATTAGGTGTTTTGTCTCCAAATGGATTATTCATTGAGGATAAACGAGTTGCTCAATACGTTCAGCCATCATTTGTTGAAGATCCTTTTCCTGAATTTGATTCATCAGATGAGGGGGTCAGTTATCTGTTTAGTACGTACTATGAAATTGAAGCTTTGCGATTTTCAAATAGTGGTGGAGTTTATACTGGATTAAATCAAGACGAAATTAAAGTGATTTTAAAAGAATCTAGGCCACAAACATGTATTTCTATATCTGATTCTCAAGATTCTATTGATAGAAGGAAGCAAGAGGCTGAGTTTTTATGCCTATTTTCTGATGTAAAACAATTCCCTAAACTCTATGATTCCTTCTATGAGTGGGAACATTATTTTATTGTGGAAGAGTATATTGATGGAAAAACATTAAAGGAATTTTCGGCGGAATTCAATCCATTTTTGAACCAAGATAATAAGAATGATAAGGAAAAGATATCTCAGTATGTTGTGAATATTTTACATATTTTGAGTGAAATTAGAGAAGTTTTAGACATTGTTCATTCTAGAGGATATGTTATAGGAGATTTATCCCTTGAAAATATTATGCTGAACGATGATGGTATCAAGTTTGTTGATTTGGAATCAGTATTTCATGAAGATGCTGTACCAAAAGATATTTTGCTTACCTTTCCTGCAAATCACGCAAATAGAAACGATTTATTTAGTATAGATTTTGAAATGATGGGTAATATTCTTTATGATCTAATTTTTCCGAAATCTGTAATGAAAATATTTGGTGAGGAATATCTAGAAAAATACTTATTAAACATCGTAGAAGATTTTAACATAAATCAAAATATTCTAGAGTTGTGGAAGTTATTAATTCATTACGATAATTGTCCTAACATTTCAAAAATTGATCAACTTATTGATGCTATTCAAGTAAATCCGATTGAAGAATTGCAAAATCAACAACTTCCTTTCAGTGTGAGAAAGCAGATAGTTGTGCACAGTGAAGAACTAGTGAAGCTGATGGAGGAGGTTATATTAGGCCGAAAAAATATATTCGGTAATAGTTCAAAGATATTAAGTTTAGGTACAGGATTACCTGGGGTTTTAATGTATTTAAATATAGTTTTAGATAGTAAAATGATTAGTAAATATGAAGAATGGTTGATGTCTAAATATTTGCGTATGGATAAGGGGAGTATAAGTTTGCTAGAGGGAGATGTAGGTATTGCTTTAATACTGTTAAAGAATAGACCAGAATTTTCTAATGAAATTATGAAATTACTGGGACACAATATAAAACTTGAAAATATAAAAGATTTTTCTTTATCCAATGGTTTAGCAGGTTATGGAATAGTATTGCTAAAAATGTGGCAACATTTTCAGTCTGAGTCTTATTTACAGCAGGCAAAAACAATCGGGAACCAACTCCTAGATCACTCAGATTTAATATTGAATGAAAGAAAAATAAGTTTGGCAGATGGACAAGTTGGAATTGCGCTCTATTTGCTGTATTTATTTGTCGCTACAAAAGAGGAAAAATATCTTAAATTTGGCGAAACAATCATTGATGAAGTGCTAAAATGTGCTACGTCAGTAAATGGAAGTATAGGTATTCCAGAATATAGAAATGATAATGTTATTTTGCCTTATCTAGGTAGTGGAGTGGCGGGCTTAATATCAGTGCTATTACGATACTATTTAATAACAAAGAATGAAAGTTATAGATTAGAAATTAATAGATTTACCCCAGCTCTCAATATCAAATACAGTGTCTCACCGGGACTGCTAGATGGTTTGGCTGGCGTAGGTCATACTTTGTTAGATTTATATACTCATTTTAAAGATGATATATATGAAGATATGCTTTATTCCCTTCAAGAAGGAATAGATTTACAGATGATTGAGAGACAAGGTATACATTTTTTTCCGAATCTAAAAATGGAAAAATTAGATTGTAGTTTAAATTTTGGTAGTAGTGGAATATTATCCTTTATAAATCGCCTTAATAGTGGGCAAGGGGAGAATCCATTTTTCTTCTGTGATAGCTTAATTCTGGTGGAATAA
- a CDS encoding helix-turn-helix domain-containing protein, whose protein sequence is MLKQKLGQKIKRLRENKCLSRERFCGDESDLTVRQLARIENGDSLPSLVKLEYIHRKLGVPLSDLVDEEDIVLPQEYLALKLQLFKFNTYHNQYLIDKKDKLFSKIYEEFYELLPEDEQVIIDILQAIADVHHSSNLLYGQPIIAEYFEQVKRKKQYNLTDLMIIRLFFISLTNSDEIEYPKKLVHHFFIHSTRAFDYSDVYLIEYATIFYISCLNVLLFHHDFEYIELVFEILDQLLTYSSDVAKKSISFMLQAKYFYFCKKDEKTAEEFYTKAIIGAEFIDDMILREKLEKERERDRKAFAMLY, encoded by the coding sequence ATGTTGAAACAGAAATTGGGCCAGAAAATCAAGCGTTTAAGAGAAAATAAGTGCTTAAGCAGGGAACGATTTTGTGGAGATGAATCGGATTTAACTGTTCGGCAACTAGCTCGAATAGAGAATGGAGATTCTTTGCCTAGTTTAGTGAAACTGGAATATATTCATCGAAAATTGGGTGTACCGCTTAGTGATTTAGTTGACGAAGAGGATATAGTGCTCCCTCAAGAATATTTAGCATTAAAGTTACAGCTGTTCAAGTTTAATACGTATCATAATCAATATCTTATAGATAAAAAAGATAAATTATTTTCAAAAATCTATGAAGAATTTTATGAGTTGTTACCAGAAGATGAACAAGTTATTATTGATATTTTACAGGCTATTGCAGATGTTCATCATAGTTCTAATTTGCTATATGGACAGCCGATTATTGCAGAATATTTTGAACAAGTAAAGCGCAAAAAACAATATAATCTTACGGATTTAATGATTATTCGACTCTTTTTTATATCTCTTACAAATTCAGATGAAATTGAATATCCAAAAAAGCTGGTTCATCATTTTTTCATTCATTCAACTAGAGCATTTGATTATAGTGATGTTTATTTGATAGAATATGCAACAATTTTCTATATTTCTTGTTTAAATGTTTTACTATTTCATCATGATTTTGAGTATATTGAACTAGTCTTTGAGATTTTAGACCAGTTATTGACGTATAGTAGTGACGTTGCGAAAAAATCTATTTCATTTATGTTACAGGCTAAGTATTTCTATTTTTGTAAAAAAGATGAAAAAACAGCTGAAGAATTTTATACCAAAGCGATTATAGGAGCAGAGTTTATTGATGATATGATTTTAAGAGAGAAACTTGAAAAGGAGAGGGAAAGGGATAGAAAGGCATTCGCAATGCTTTATTAA
- the malQ gene encoding 4-alpha-glucanotransferase: MKERRSGVLLHISSLPGNYGIGTFGQSAYDFVDFLERTKQRYWQILPLGTTSYGDSPYQSFSAFAGNTHFIDFELLMKEGWLEGHEVEGIDFGESPTEVDYAKIFHGRRPVLEKVVARMKAQGLPADYQAFLEEQSSWLDNFAEYMAIKEHFDLKAWTEWEDDAIRRREPGALAFYREQLADKIDYHRVTQYLFFRQWRALKTYANERGIEIVGDMPIYIAADSSDMWANPQFFKTDEEGRPSVVAGCPPDAFSEIGQLWGNPIYDWEAMKADGFSWWIARLRESFKLYDMVRIDHFIGFASFWEIPAGETTAVNGYRVEAPGFELFAAIKEALGDLNIIAEDLGSVTDKVIELRETTGFPGMKVLQFAFDPYGDSIEAPHNHRRNVVAYTGTHDNSTIRGWYENEASDETKAYLDAYSNRRPEESVNHAMLRMLFGSVAFMAVATMQDLLELDGSARMNLPNTLGGNWTWRMTKEQLTAEVEANLLDLTTTYRRQNVKY, encoded by the coding sequence ATGAAAGAACGGCGTAGTGGAGTCTTGCTTCACATTTCTTCCCTACCAGGGAATTATGGAATTGGAACCTTTGGGCAATCTGCTTATGACTTCGTAGATTTTTTGGAACGAACCAAGCAACGCTATTGGCAAATTTTACCTCTAGGAACAACGAGTTATGGGGATTCTCCTTACCAGTCATTTTCAGCCTTTGCAGGCAATACGCATTTCATTGATTTTGAGTTATTGATGAAAGAGGGCTGGCTAGAAGGACATGAAGTAGAAGGGATTGATTTTGGAGAGAGTCCAACTGAAGTAGATTATGCAAAAATCTTCCATGGTCGTCGTCCTGTCTTAGAAAAGGTTGTCGCACGTATGAAAGCACAAGGTTTGCCAGCAGATTACCAGGCTTTCTTGGAAGAACAATCTTCTTGGCTGGATAATTTTGCAGAGTATATGGCCATTAAAGAACATTTTGATCTTAAGGCATGGACAGAGTGGGAAGATGATGCCATCCGTAGACGGGAACCAGGAGCTCTTGCTTTTTATCGTGAGCAATTGGCCGACAAAATAGACTATCACCGTGTGACGCAATACCTGTTCTTCCGTCAATGGCGGGCGTTGAAAACCTATGCGAATGAGCGTGGTATTGAAATTGTTGGAGATATGCCGATTTATATTGCAGCTGATTCTTCTGATATGTGGGCAAATCCACAGTTCTTCAAGACAGATGAAGAAGGTCGTCCAAGTGTGGTTGCAGGTTGTCCACCTGATGCTTTTTCAGAAATCGGTCAGTTGTGGGGCAATCCGATTTACGATTGGGAGGCGATGAAGGCAGACGGCTTTTCTTGGTGGATTGCTCGCTTACGTGAGAGTTTCAAATTGTATGATATGGTACGAATTGACCACTTTATTGGCTTTGCTTCTTTCTGGGAAATCCCAGCAGGTGAAACAACAGCCGTCAATGGTTATCGCGTAGAGGCGCCAGGTTTTGAATTATTTGCAGCCATTAAAGAAGCCTTAGGCGATTTGAACATTATTGCTGAGGATTTGGGATCTGTGACAGATAAGGTCATTGAGCTGCGTGAAACAACAGGCTTTCCTGGCATGAAGGTCTTACAATTTGCCTTTGACCCATATGGGGACAGCATTGAAGCACCCCATAACCATCGTCGAAATGTTGTGGCCTATACTGGTACCCATGATAACAGTACCATTCGTGGCTGGTATGAAAATGAAGCAAGTGATGAAACTAAAGCCTACCTAGATGCTTATAGCAACCGTCGTCCTGAGGAGTCCGTTAACCATGCCATGCTGCGGATGTTGTTTGGATCAGTTGCCTTTATGGCAGTTGCAACCATGCAAGATTTACTTGAACTAGACGGATCTGCACGGATGAATTTGCCAAATACCCTAGGTGGAAACTGGACATGGCGGATGACAAAAGAACAACTGACCGCAGAAGTAGAAGCAAATCTGTTAGATTTGACAACTACCTACCGCCGTCAGAATGTGAAATACTAG
- a CDS encoding extracellular solute-binding protein — MKHKLIKSVALLAATTSVLAACSSNKPASTDSAADGKNLSVYVDQGYKEYIEKVAESFEKETGVKVSVKTGDALGGLDNLSLDNQSGSAPDVMMAPYDRVGSLGSEGQLSEVKLAETSMTDDTTKALVTNGGKVYGSPAVIETLVLYYNKDLITEAPKTFADLEALAKDSKYAFAGENGKTTAFLADWTNFYYTYGLLAGYGGYVFGDNGTNPKEIGLNNEGAVKAIEYAKTWYGQWPQGLQDTSAAANLIKTQFTEGKTAAIIDGPWQAASYKEAKVNYGVSTIPTLPNGKEYQAFGGGKAWVIPVGAQNPDAAQKFVDFLTSTDQQKALYDMTNEVPANTEAREYAVGKKDELTSAVVAQFAAAQPLPNISEMSTVWEPAANMLFEAASGKKDAKTAANDAVKLIEDTIAQKYGQ; from the coding sequence ATGAAACACAAATTGATCAAGAGCGTTGCTCTTCTTGCTGCTACAACAAGCGTACTTGCTGCTTGTTCGTCAAACAAACCAGCTTCTACTGATTCAGCTGCTGATGGTAAAAACTTATCCGTTTATGTAGACCAAGGTTATAAGGAATACATCGAAAAAGTCGCAGAAAGCTTTGAAAAAGAAACTGGTGTCAAAGTCTCTGTTAAAACAGGGGATGCTCTTGGAGGGCTTGATAACCTTTCTCTTGATAACCAATCTGGTTCAGCGCCTGATGTGATGATGGCACCATACGACCGCGTAGGTAGCCTTGGATCAGAGGGACAATTGTCAGAAGTGAAGCTTGCTGAAACAAGCATGACAGATGACACAACAAAAGCGCTTGTCACAAATGGTGGTAAAGTCTACGGTTCACCAGCCGTTATCGAAACACTCGTTCTTTACTACAACAAAGACTTGATTACCGAAGCACCAAAAACATTTGCTGACCTAGAAGCACTTGCAAAAGACAGCAAATATGCTTTTGCAGGCGAAAATGGTAAAACAACTGCCTTCCTTGCAGACTGGACAAACTTCTACTACACTTACGGACTCCTTGCTGGATACGGCGGATATGTATTTGGTGACAATGGTACCAATCCAAAAGAAATCGGTTTGAACAACGAAGGTGCCGTTAAAGCGATTGAATATGCTAAAACATGGTATGGTCAATGGCCTCAAGGTCTTCAAGATACTTCAGCAGCAGCAAACCTTATCAAAACACAATTTACAGAAGGTAAAACTGCAGCGATTATTGATGGACCATGGCAAGCCGCTTCTTACAAGGAAGCAAAAGTGAACTACGGTGTCTCAACGATTCCAACTCTTCCAAATGGCAAAGAATACCAAGCATTCGGTGGTGGTAAAGCATGGGTTATCCCAGTTGGCGCACAAAATCCTGATGCAGCTCAAAAATTTGTAGATTTCTTAACATCAACTGACCAACAAAAAGCACTTTACGATATGACAAACGAAGTGCCAGCCAATACTGAAGCTCGTGAATACGCAGTAGGTAAAAAAGATGAATTGACAAGCGCGGTTGTTGCACAGTTCGCTGCTGCTCAACCACTTCCAAACATCTCTGAAATGAGCACTGTTTGGGAACCAGCTGCAAATATGCTCTTTGAAGCTGCAAGCGGTAAAAAA